A window of Pristis pectinata isolate sPriPec2 chromosome 18, sPriPec2.1.pri, whole genome shotgun sequence genomic DNA:
CATAACTGATCAGTCTGCTAATCACTAATTGCCTTTCAAAATATGACTGTcagccaccttcttaaactgctgcagttgcTCTGATGAAGGTTCCACATTTtcctgggagagagttccaggatttagacccagtaatgatgaagggcTGGCAATAAATCTCCAACAGTAacagaaacaaataaaactacagacactggaatctgaaacaaaaacagaaacactggaagatctcagccaatcaagcaacatctgtgggaagagaagccactcaatgttttgggtccattCAGTTACTGAGGAAggatccctgacctgaaacattgactgattTCTCCTCCCACAGGTGGCATTTGACTCGCTGAGACCTTCCAACATTAATGTTTTTTTGCAATAAGTTTCCAGATTAGGAAGGtgttgacttggaggggaacctacaggtggtggtgttcccacccTTGTTCCTTTTGATGATAAAGgtcaggggtttgggaggtgctgtcagagtagcctgagcAAGTAACGCACTACatcctgcagccactgtgtgccattgTTCTTGAGAGTTGTCAGAGCTGCACTTCTCCGGGCAAGCGGAGAGTATTCCGTCACTCTCCTGAACTGCGCcctgagaggctggtcatggcacacatcaactccagcctcccagtaaatctcgatccactgcaattcgcctaccgctgttacaggtctacagtggatgtcatctccctggccctacactcatctctggagcatccggacagtaaagacacctacgttagactattgtttattgactacagctctgctttcagtactataattccaagcaaactcatcagcaaactccaatacctgggactcaacacctccctctgcaactggatccttgacttcctgaccaacagaccgcaatcagtgaggataggcagcaacacctccagcacgattattctcaacactggtgccccacaaagctgcatcctcagccctctactctactccctatacactcacgactgcgtggccagattctgctctaactccatctacaagtttgcagatgagaccatctagtaggccgtatctcaaataacgatgctggagtacaggaaggagataaagagcttagtgacatggtgtcatgacaacaacctttccctcaataccagcaaaagagctggtcattgacttcaggaaagggggcggtgtacgtgcacctgtctacatcaatggtgctgaggtcgagagggttcagagcttcaagttcctgggagtgaacatcaccaatagcctgtcctggtccaaccacgtacacgccacggccaagaaagctcaccagtgcctctacttcctcaggaggctaaagaaatttggcatgtcccctttgacactcaccaatctttatcgatgcaccatagaaagcatcctatctgctgGATGCATGACAgtttggtattgcaactgctctgcccaggactgcaagaaactgcagagagttgtggacacagcccagcacgtcacggaaaccagcctcccctccttcgactctgtctatacctctcgctgtcttggtgaagcagccagcataatgaaagaccccacccacccgggacattctctcttctctcctcttccatcgggcagaagatacaggagcctgagggcacgtaccaccaggctcaaggacagcttctaccccactgtgataagactactgaacggttcccttatacaatgagatggactctgacctcacgatctatcttcttgtgaccttgcaccttattgcactgcactttctctgtagctgtgacactttactctgtactgttattgtttttacctgtactacatcaatgcactctgtactgactcaatgtaactgcactgtgtaatgaattgacctgtacgatcagtttgcaagacaagtttttcactgcacctcggtacaagtgacaataataaaccaatactatagAATGGGTGTAAAACAGACTGATGTGTTACTGCCTTCACCCGGAGGCTGGCGCACCGGGTGCTTTGTCCCCGTGTGTCCAAGCCTCCGGCTGGCACAGGCACGATCCCTGGGCGTTCAGCCCGAGGCCGGGCGGGTGCGAGCAGCGGCGGCGGGGAGGAGGAGCTGAGCGCCGGGAGGCTGGGCTGGAAGCTGCGAGCCTCCCGTCACCACTGCCGATGTGCAGCCCAGGGCAGCAGATGCACCGACCGCGTGGCCTAATGGATAAGGCGTCCGACTTCGGATCGGAAGATTGAGGGTTCGAGTCCCTTCGTGGTCGCCTTTTGTACACCTGGCACGTAGCTTTTTAAACTGTTGTATTTAATCGTGCATCGATGCAAAAAGACCAGCAGCGCCTCATTCATCCCAAACCCCGCCGGGCAAACCGATTtctttaattgcatttaaaatgtttGTTGGGAAACGACAAGCGGAGCCGCTcgggtgcggcgctccctccccgggACCGCTGCAAACCGCGGGGCTTCAGCCGGTGCCGCCCGCTCGGGACTCCGGGGTATCTGTCCCGGGACtggggatcccccccccccccacccccagcagaggagagggggagagtggagccCCTGGCGGGGGGAGCGGGGTCAGTATTTAGCATCACTCCAGGGTGCAGCGCCCGGACTCTGGCTGAGCCCTCCTGCCCCCGATCACCGCCCGTCCATGCGGCTGGTTCCACGCCCAGTCACCCCACTGGGTGAACATTATCGTGTCATCTGGTCCCTTCCAGCGGCAGGAAGGCTCCCGGGCTGCTGCCCGGCTGCAGGTTTGAGTGAGCGAAGTGCAATGTTTTCGTTCTGTGTATTGCCAGCTTTTCCCTCACTGCAGACGTCCCCCGTTTATATTCTCCACTCAAGGGATTTCAAGCCTTTTCATGATGTAGCCCCTGAGCTCATCCCAGCCCCAGTGACATAGTCGGTCCAGGGCACAGACACTGAACGCAATCTCATTAGGGAAGTCCTTTGACAAATTACCGTCCATGGGTTCCTCGCCCAGCTCCTGATCTCAAAAGCGGAGTTCTTCCatttgtgggatctcactgtgcacaCGTTGGCAGCTGGTTTGCCGACCAACCCCACGCCATGAAGTACTGTGAGATTCCCTGAGGTTGTGATCCATGGTCCAGGCAATTTAAGGTACTTTTCCTGAGCAGGTCACGTGTTGGCCCCCCAGTCTCCAGCCTCATCAATAAACAACTTAAAGGCATAAAACATGATCAAGAAGTGACATTGTGTGTCGGGCTTGGCATTTCATATATCCTCTGTGCAATAACTGTTAACCACATAATAAAATGGCACCAGTCAGCCTTACGAGAGCTTGATGTGATGGTGCCAAAGAGCTAATTTTATCTCCCTTAGGCCTGAAAACAAAGTTGGACATGTGACTGGGGCAGCCTTGAGTAACGGATCTGCCCGATAGCTAatttgtgttggtattggtttattattgtcacttgtagcgaggtacagtgaaaaacctgtcttgcataccgatcatacagatcaattcattacacagtgcagttacattgagttagtacagagtgcattgatgtagtacaggtaaaaacagtaacagtacagagtaaagtgtcacagctacagagaaagtgcagtgcaataaagtgcaaggtcacaacaaggtagatcgtgaggtcagagtccatctcaatgtataagggaactgtccaatagtcttatcacagtggggtagaagctgtccttaagtctggtggtacgtgccctcaggctcctgtgccaTTGGTGCATCCCACACCTGCCGCTCATGAATGCATCATTTTGCCAGGAGGTTTTTTTTTCAGCTGTTGGGATTGGTACATCAATGTCAACACTCTTACCGGCGACTTCAGGGTGTCAGAGGGTAGCAGTAGGTCTCCTGGTGTTCTGATTAATTGTCCTTTTTTGCTCAGTACAGGCAGGCTGCATTGGTGTAGTGAGAGGTTGATTGAATAGCTGTGTCAAGTTAATGGATATCATGTTAGCCCATCAATGGAGGAATGAGTGAAAAGCTTaaagcttttaaacattgttataagTGTTGCATTCTCCCTTTGTACTGTGGACATTGTGCAGCTAATGGGTGAAGCCCACAAGTTTAAGTAACTTGGTAAAAGGTTTTCCAGTGAAgtggagactacagatgctggaatctgaagcaacaaatgatctgctggaggaactcagcaggtcaggcagcagctcttgaaggaaatggacagtcggcattttgggtcaaaacccttcatctggactgggaggaaaacatcttggtattggtatattattgtcactggtaccgaggtgcagtgaaaaacttgtcttgtatactgatcgtacagatcaattcatgacacagtgcattgaggtagtacagggtaaaaacaataacagaatgcagaagtacagagtcacagctacagggaaatgcattgcaggtagacaataaggtgcaaggtcaaacaaggtagattgtgaggtcaagagtccatctcattgtataagggaaccgttcaatagatctctttattagtcacatgtagatcaaaacacacagtgaaatgtatcttttgcgtagagtgttctgggggcagcccgcaagtgttgccacgcttccggcgccaacatagcatgcccacaacttcctaacctgtacgtctttggaatgtgggaggaaacccgagcacccggaggaaacccacgcagacacggggagaatgtacaaactccttacagacagtggccagaattgaacctgggtcgctggcactgtaatagctacactactgtgcctgccccagtcttatcacagtagcatagaagctgtccttgagcctggtggtacatgccctcaggttcctgtatcttctgcctgatgggagagaagagagaatgtcccgggtgggtggggtctttcattatgctggctgcttcaccaaggcagcgagaggtaaagacagagtccaaggaggggaggctggtgtccgtgatgcgctgggctgtgtccacaactctctgcagtttcttgcggttctgggcagagcagttgctataccaagccgtgatacatccagataggatgctttctatggtgcatcgataaaagttggtgagtgtcaaagggaacatgccaaatttctttagcctcctgaggaagtagaggtgccggtgagctttcttggccgtggcgtgtacgtggtttgaccaggataggctattggtgttCACTCcaaaaacttgaagctctcaacctcaacaccattgatgtagacaggtgcatgtacaccaccccctttcctgagtcaatgaccagctcttttgttttgctgatattgagggaaaggttgttgtcatgacaccattccactaagttctctctctccttcctgctaagctcatcgggaagggatgcgctgttgttgactatgcagcCGGACTTCGTTTTGCAGCCTGTTACAGCGtttaagccctgccacaactgacgactggtctgggactctattttgaactggtattgtctcttggcattcctgatagctttccagaggtcgtatcttgatttcttgtgaagatcagggtcacctgatttgaatgcagcagtcctcgacttcagtaaggagtggatctcccagttcatccatcctttctggtttgggaaaacccggattgtcctctttggtacatagtGCACAACACCCTTGCTAATAAAGTGtgtgacggtggtgacatactcatcaaagctggcagctgagtcttcgaacatggaccagtccactgtctcaaaacaGTTGTGTAGAAGCCAGGTGGGCATACCTTAAAGAGAATTTGCAATGGAGtagtgaaatggagacacaagagactgcagatgctaaaatctgaagcaaaaaacaatctgctggaggaacccagtggattgggcagcatctgtgaagggaaatagagaGTCAACgtttttcaggtcaagaccattcattgggacttgtgtctccaataataaTGAGGCTGCTTTAGATATTTCTTAAGGCCATGGTCCAATAAAGCCATTCTTAAGTAGTCTGTGTAGATCAGCCAACGGGAACTTTCTTTACAGGACACAACTAGGACAGTTCCCTGGATTACGTGGCAGCATCGTACAGGGCAGgatttgtcacatgcacaagtcatATGATTTATGGTACAGTTTTTATTGAACAGCAATCTACTACATTAAGGATTAACACATAAAGCAAcatcagtggggaggggtgagtggacaagggagtggcggagagagcaatccccactgaaagcagagagagggggtgagaggaagatgtacctggtggtgggatcccgttggagatggcggaagttgcagaggatgatgtgttggatgcggaggctcgtggggtggtaggtgagaacaaggggaaccctgtccctgtcatgtcggggggggggggaggggagaggagggaggtgcgGGAAGTTCAATTCCCTGCTTATATATAGCAATTGTTTTCTCAATAGGATCATCTACTTTAGTCCTTTGTGTCACACAAGGTCATTTATATAACTCCTTTCAGAAACTCACGATGACCCAAAGCACAGACCTGAAAGTGTTTTTGGAGGTAATCAAGTGTAATGTCAAGAAACGGGAGAAACTATTTACGTACAGCAAGGGCCGACACCAGCAATGTGTTAACAACAGCATAATCTGGTGTAATTACGGAAAGAGCATTTCAAAACACtcctcaaccatgactctgtccttgacataAGTGTCCTTAACTCCCTTCCATAGTAAACTATCTGGTTCAGCCCGGCTGCTATTCCTAATTGACAAGATATCAAAAAGGTCATGTGCCAAATGAGAAAAAAGTTTGCCTCAGGAGCAGACGGCATCTCAGCTGAAGTTCTAAAGCTTGGCAATAGAGggacttcagtcacaaattcataaCCTCGTtgcccacatctgggaagaggtggATATACTGGAGGTGGAACGTGCTGttatcatgaccatcttcaagatgGGAAGCAGTCTGACTGGTAACTACTGAGGGGTCTCCCTgttgagtcatggaatcatacagcgcTAAagtggcccttcagccaacaggtccatgccaaccatcaacactACTCCCATCTCATTCTCCCAGATTCTGAGAACTCCAGGATTAACGGCATGAGTGCACCACTTCCCTGGCACCCCACTGGCACACTCCATCGGTGCCAGGGTCTGTAGGTCCCACCTCATCTGGCAcccctggagtggaagcaagtcactctCAACCCCAAGGGTCTAATTAAGACAAGATGAGGTCTGAGAGATAACTCTGGGTAGGGCATGAAGGAAATTTCCTGCTCTTTTTCAGATTTCATCTCAGGATGTTTAACATTCATCTCAGCTTAACATTTTATCTGAAAGAACCACTTCCAGTTCGATTTAACTGaatggagtgggacttgaacttgtgGCCTTTGACTCAGAGGTCAAGTGCCACCCACCTCTTCTCATATGCTCCCATTACAGACTTGAGCTTCTGGAAGCTTTTTCTCCATACTGATCCAAAGGTTAGGGGTTCCCATGAATCAGTGTAGATATTACATTTTTCAAGTAGACACTGCAAACCCCTCGAAGCAATTTCTTCATACTCCTGTAAATCTTTCATGTTGGAGCCAAGGGCAGAGAGCCTGCTTCGAAAGTCTGGTCCGAGACACAGAGACAATGTAGCCCGTCCACCAGAGCTGGTTGAGTGTAATCAGTCCCTCAGTGGGggtattggcctgggagaggactccGGTCCTTATcctgccaatgaatttggaggattttgtagagaagGCATTGATGTTTTCTCTCCAGTGTTTTACATCTGCTGTACGGAGTCCATGACTCCGAGGTGTACAGAAGGGTGGGGATCACTGCTGGCCAGTGGACCTTGAACCATCTTGCCAGGTTTGAtgatttgatcttcaaacactcttttccttaaGCAGCCACTCTGCTGGCACACTGAGGTTAATAGTAAATTCCATGCTCTGAGATGTTTCTTTATCTTGCCCAAAGCATTTTATTCGTTATAttaagggtaaccagggaaagattaAGCCCATTAGCAGCAATCGGTGCATGGAGTTGGAGGACAGGGTCTTCTCTGAAtaattttcatctgtattcactatggGTGAGAGGTGGGGACCAACAGCTGGTCCTTCTGCCTTTTTGGATGACGTTGCCAAGGAGTGTCACATTGGTGGGAAGTTAGTCAGAACCTGAGCAAGTCAGGTCCCCATCCTCACACCTCTGTCTGGTATACTGGTGACTTTCACCCAGACAGACAGATAAAGTTCCTTCACCTTTGCTGCTAAATCTCACGTTGCTCTCACTTTTACATGGTCCACATCtgactcttctcttcccttcccgaACTTTCCTATGTCCACCTTAGGCCAACAaacattacaagcccacagactcctcagctttcttgaccatacccccacccaccctgcctaATACAAGGACTAcattccattctctcaccttctctggCTGTGTGGTACCTGTTCTGACGACAATACTTTCCATAACAATACTTCAAggtgttttctttctcccttaaTCACGGTTTCTCCTCCATAATGGTCAACGTGGTTCTCAATGACATCTGTTCCActttctgcacctctgctctcacctcacaCCCCAGCCACAGCCCAGCCCAGCCACAGCCCAGCCCAGCCACAGCCCAGCCACAGCCCAGCCCCAGCCCAACCAGAGCAAGTACAgggctccccttgtcctcactttcctCCACATCATTCACAactgacgccactttcaatgggATTCCATCTTCAGACACAGCTTCCCTTCCCTTACAGCACATTGAAGGGTTTGCTCTCTCCACAACAGGGGCCCAAAGGTGAGGCAGCCATTCGTCGCCTTTCTTCTAATTGGTCTTCATCGTGTGGCCTCTACACTGGAGAGTCCGGGGGCAGGTTGGGTCAGTCCCCGGTCCTCAGCTTCCGACTGACAAGCCGTCTGCCGCCAGGGTGAACAGCTTCCGGGCCCGCAGCCCAGCCGCCCCGGGACCCTGGCCCGGCcgcctccacccaccccaccccaccccccaccgcccgAACCCCCCTACCCTacaccccgtccccacccccacaccctcccccctcctccctccctccacccttcccttccctcccctcccccctccctcccctcccccctcctccctctcccccttccctcccctcccccctctccccttccctcccctccccccctctcccccttccctcccctcccctcccccttccctcccctccccctccctctccccccctccctccctctccccccctccctctccccctccctccccctcccccccctccctctccccctccctctccccctccctccccctcccccccctcccccctcccccctccccccccctccctccctcctcccccccctccctcccccctccccctctccctccctcctcccccccctccctcccccctccccctctccctcccccccctccccccctccccctccctccctcccccccctccctcaccccctcaccccctccctccccccctcccccccctccctccctcacccccctcccccccctccctccctcaccccctccctccctcaccccctcaccccctccctccctcccccctccctcccccctcccccccctccctccctcccccctccccccctccccccctcaccccctccctccctccccctccctcccccctccctcccccctcccccccctccctccctcccccctccccccctcccccccctcaccccctcccccccctccctcccctccctccctcccccctcccccctcaccccctcccccctcccccccctccctccccctcccccccctcctccctccccccccctcctcctcccccctccctccccctccctcccccctcactcccctcccccccctcctcctcaccccctcccccccctccctcccccctcaccccctccctccccctccctcctcaccccctcccccccttcccctccccctcacccccttcccctccccccttccccctccccctcccccctccctcccctccccttcccctccccctcccccttccccctccccctcctccccctccccttccccctccccctcccccttccccctccccctccccctccccccttccccctccccctcccccttccccctcccctccccctccccctccctcctcccccccccctccctcctcccccccccctctccctcctcccccccccccctctccctcctcccccccccccctctccctcctcccccccccccctctccctcctccccccccccctctccaccctccccccccccctctccctcctcctccccccccctccctcctcccttccccctctccctcctcccttccctctctcggCCCCCACGACACTGTCTCAGCTTGGAACCCAGACTCGCCGGGGAGCAGGTAAACGGACGGACCGGAAGGGCCGGGCGGAGCTGGCGGACGGACGGGAAGTGCGGTGACGTAGGGAGGAGGCCCGGTGATGGAGTCCGAGTGTGTGGCCGGAGAGcagggcggcggcggcggcggcggggagaaggtgggagccGGACGGGGTCTGGCAGCAGCGGGGAGGCGGCGCCAGTTGTCGCCGAGCCTCGGGGTGGCCGCCGTGGAGCATCCGGAGGCCGGGGTCCGGCAGCGGCG
This region includes:
- the LOC127579910 gene encoding uncharacterized protein LOC127579910: MCCKGREAVSEDGIPLKVASVVNDVEESMPTWLLHNCFETVDWSMFEDSAASFDEYVTTVTHFISKGVVHYVPKRTIRVFPNQKGWMNWEIHSLLKSRTAAFKSGDPDLHKKSRYDLWKAIRNAKRQYQFKIESQTSRQLWQGLNAVTGCKTKSGCIVNNSASLPDELSRKERENLVEWCHDNNLSLNISKTKELVIDSGKGVVYMHLSTSMVLRLRASSFWSEHQ